The following proteins come from a genomic window of Botrytis cinerea B05.10 chromosome 14, complete sequence:
- the Bcvid30 gene encoding Bcvid30: MTNSYPSGSPGVPDSGMPTGAPGFMPRRSSYASVVSGIAAGNSQQYGQPSRSGNFANLLNSNTHMLNQQQDSIYYDPNYTGRYGYGAFAGFDEENGNGGVNNGRSGSWGRGGQLPSFSSAFGSLANEFSSFSNGHGYGGLGGNADHFFVPSYLRGSKYVQKLEEAHKAKVLAHRDGSAPSSQPNSLSTSASSVNLHAKMVPSHRGRPYDLVEKTPLIEDEPLSPLPSKWSTTDKFGALEVTSDGFEVKLTGPKSMNDRDNEASAIRSDHPMPPQCGIYYFEVTVLSRKREDSSIGIGFSTKKIPLSRLPGWEPDSWAYHGDDGHGYAGASIGKTYGPSFSTEDVIGCGVNFSTGVAFFTKNGDQLGIAFRDVTGRGELFPSVGMKKPGEHIRVNFGQSPFVYNIDEMILHEECRIGNEIASTSTTKLQPPLNETELVQALVLQFLTHDGYVETAREFANEVHSEKKALNMDPDVTIQGFDIKDDQDASHRQRIRTAILEGDIEQALKHTNAYYPQVLKDNEHVYFRLRCRKFIEMVRQMAEIYNSNSNNGSKKNSAHNGDWYDDIINHDMDLDDHQPQANNWDRMETDGGENLETDYQNLLSDTLSYGQVLQAEFKDDPRREVSKALEDAFSLFAYKDPINEKSVSHLLDPSGRVAVAEELNSAILLSLGKSSSAALERVYQQTTVLLEDLRESGGPGAFVNIDNYTRPRRNDGATRNYSQG, encoded by the exons ATGACAAACTCATATCCTTCGGGCTCACCGGGGGTTCCAGACTCTGGCATGCCTACTGGAGCTCCCGGTTTCATGCCTCGAAGATCTTCATATGCCTCTGTTGTATCTGGCATAGCTGCCGGAAACTCCCAACAATATGGACAACCTTCAAGATCCGGAAATTTCGCAAACCTCCTAAATTCGAACACACACATGttaaatcaacaacaagatTCCATTTACTACGATCCAAATTACACTGGGCGATACGGATATGGGGCGTTCGCTGGGTTTGATGAGGAAAATGGTAATGGCGGGGTCAACAATGGACGATCAGGATCATGGGGTAGAGGAGGACAACTGCCAAGCTTCTCGAGTGCGTTTGGTTCACTCGCAAATGAgttttcttcattctcaaatgGGCATGGGTACGGTGGACTTGGTGGAAATGCAGACCATTTCTTTGTGCCCTCATATCTGAGGGGATCGAAATATGTGCAAAAGTTAGAGGAAGCGCACAAGGCAAAGGTTCTGGCGCATAGAGATGGGTCAGCCCCATCATCACAAccaaattctctttcaacaAGTGCTAGCAGTGTCAATCTACATGCAAAGATGGTCCCTTCGCACCGAGGTAGGCCTTATGACCTTGTCGAAAAAACACCCCTCATCGAAGATGAACCCTTATCCCCATTGCCAAGTAAATGGAGCACAACAGACAAATTCGGAGCATTAGAAGTCACAAGTGATGGCTTTGAAGTGAAATTGACGGGCCCGAAATCCATGAACGATCGAGATAATGAGGCATCCGCCATCAGATCCGATCACCCCATGCCTCCTCAGTGtggaatttattatttcgaGGTGACAGTTCTATCACGAAAGCGAGAAGA TAGCTCTATTGGTATTGGATTTTCTACCAAAAAAATACCCTTATCAAGATTACCGGGTTGGGAACCTGATTCTTGGGCATATCACGGTGATGATGGCCATGGATATGCTGGTGCAAGTATTGGGAAAACTTATGGTCCATCATTCTCCACGGAAGATGTAATAGGCTGTGGAGTCAACTTTTCAACTGGTGTTGCCTTCTTCACAAAGAATGGAGATCAATTAG GTATTGCCTTCCGAGATGTAACTGGAAGGGGCGAGCTCTTTCCGTCTGTTGGTATGAAAAAGCCTGGCGAGCACATCAGAGTAAATTTCGGGCAAAGTCCGTTTGTCTACAACATAGATGAAATGATCTTG CACGAAGAATGTCGAATTGGGAATGAGATCGCTTCGACCAG TACTACCAAACTTCAACCGCCATTAAATGAAACGGAATTGGTTCAAGCTTTG GTTCTACAATTTTTGACACATGATGGCTATGTCGAAACGGCAAGAGAATTTGCGAATGAAGTTCACTCTGAAAAGAAGGCTTTGAATATGGATCCTGATGTTACCATACAAGGATTCGATATCAAAGATGATCAAGATGCTAGCCATAGACAAC GTATACGCACGGCAATATTAGAGGGGGATATTGAGCAGGCCCTCAAACATACTAACGCATATTATCCTCAAGTTCTGAAAGACAACGAACACGTTTATTTTCGATTGAGATGTCGCAAGTTCATCGAAATGGTTCGACAGATGGCAGAAATTTATAACTCCAATTCGAATAACGGATCGAAAAAGAATTCGGCGCATAACGGGGATTGGTATGatgatattataaatcatGATATGGACCTGGACGATCATCAACCCCAGGCCAACAATTGGGATAGAATGGAAACAGATGGGGGTGAGAATCTTGAAACTGATTATCAAAATTTGCTATCAGATACATTGTCATACGGACAGGTTCTTCAAGCAGAATTCAAGGACGATCCAAGAAGAGAGGTTAGTAAAGCTTTGGAGGATGCTTTCTCGTTATTCGCATACAAAGATCCTATCAATGAGAAAAGCGTCTCACATCTCTTGGATCCGAGTGGGAGGGTTGCTGTAGCGGAGGAATTGAACTCTGCTATTCTTC TCTCCCTTGGCAAATCATCCTCAGCGGCCCTCGAGCGTGTCTACCAACAAACAACGGTACTTCTAGAAGACCTTAGAGAATCGGGTGGGCCGGGGGCTTTTGTTAATATTGATAACTACACGAGACCAAGGAGGAATGATGGCGCAACTAGAAATTATAGTCAGGGTTAA
- the Bccue5 gene encoding Bccue5 gives MSTPTKKSRSPPPESPTTVAPFDMDDDDAQEGATGGDVPASNNKTADELPPQKPPRPLSPQQQAESTLKEAFPSIDAAVVKAVLIASGGRVEPAFNALLGMSDPNAAIEVPPPQPPRPQAQRAGSTPRSQVESDEQYARQLAEHYEGSSSSYGPHGARGGSRGPYSQGRKQTGLKPNEMYGEEEEHNFFDDDLPVIKENLRKGFLETQNTVNGWITNLKKKLDGDDTEENHSTQGYNSNQHTQYRTRRSGEGRQSGDYNRYDADPQVLGDDFAGIQLNEDGSRHEGNGSRAGQPSNAYNAPAPAARRSTRPLANPDLFKPTSGVPKAEGRKVSFQTATVEDDLYRTSPKLSGKENAPSAKQSKWQPLNAMEPSPIGDADNDHDPFSLGDSEDEKESKDRVGGKEIRTDDAERLKKAAAEAMSENIVEPAKKPEPAETSGTKDKLAAELASKP, from the exons ATGTCTACACCAACAAAAAAA AGTAGAAGTCCTCCTCCAGAATCTCCAACTACTGTAGCGCCATTCGATATGGACGACGATGATGCACAAGAAGGTGCTACTGGCGGCGATGTACCAGCATCGAACAATAAGACCGCAGATGAGCTACCTCCGCAAAAGCCTCCGCGCCCCTTAAGCCCGCAACAACAAGCAGAGAGTACTCTGAAAGAAGCTTTCCCAAGCATTGATGCAGCAGTAGTCAAGGCAGTTTTGATTGCTAGTGGAGGCCGTGTCGAGCCTGCTTTCAATGCTCTTCTAG GCATGTCAGATCCAAATGCTGCGATTGAAGTTCCCCCTCCGCAACCCCCTCGTCCCCAGGCGCAACGGGCCGGCTCTACTCCACGATCACAAGTCGAATCAGATGAGCAATATGCACGCCAGCTTGCAGAACATTACGAaggatcatcatcatcatatggCCCACATGGAGCTCGAGGCGGTTCCAGAGGTCCATATTCTCAAGGTCGGAAACAGACTGGTTTGAAACCAAATGAAATGTACGGTGAGGAGGAAGAACATAActtttttgatgatgatcttCCAGTTATCAAAGAGAACCTTAGAAAGGGTTTCCTCGAGACACAGAATACAGTCAATGGTTGGATTAccaatttgaagaagaagcttgATGGGGATGACACAGAAGAGAATCATTCCACTCAGGGCTACAATTCCAATCAACACACACAGTATCGCACCCGGAGAAGCGGGGAAGGCAGACAGAGCGGAGATTATAATCGATATGATGCCGATCCCCAGGTTCTCGGTGACGATTTCGCTGGAATTCAGCTTAATGAGGATGGCAGTAGACATGAAGGTAATGGATCTCGCGCAGGTCAGCCTTCAAATGCTTACAATGCACCCGCCCCTGCAGCCCGCCGATCTACACGCCCACTTGCAAATCCCGATCTTTTCAAACCTACATCTGGTGTTCCAAAAGCTGAAGGTCGAAAGGTATCATTCCAAACTGCTACGGTAGAGGATGATTTGTATCGCACATCACCCAAACTCagcggaaaagaaaatgctcCATCAGCAAAACAGAGTAAATGGCAACCATTGAATGCAATGGAGCCCAGCCCTATCGGTGACGCTGATAATGACCATGATCCATTCAGTCTTGGAGACAGCGAGGACGAAAAGGAGTCTAAAGATCGTGTTGGAGGCAAAGAAATTCGCACGGATGATGCAGAGAGGCTCAAGAAAGCAGCAGCTGAAGCGATGTCTGAAAATATTGTTGAGCCTGCAAAGAAGCCCGAACCAGCCGAAACATCGGGTACGAAGGATAAACTGGCAGCGGAGCTGGCTAGCAAGCCTTGA
- the Bccue5 gene encoding Bccue5, with protein MSTPTKKSRSPPPESPTTVAPFDMDDDDAQEGATGGDVPASNNKTADELPPQKPPRPLSPQQQAESTLKEAFPSIDAAVVKAVLIASGGRVEPAFNALLGMSDPNAAIEVPPPQPPRPQAQRAGSTPRSQVESDEQYARQLAEHYEGSSSSYGPHGARGGSRGPYSQGRKQTGLKPNEMYGEEEEHNFFDDDLPVIKENLRKGFLETQNTVNGWITNLKKKLDGDDTEENHSTQGYNSNQHTQYRTRRSGEGRQSGDYNRYDADPQVLGDDFAGIQLNEDGSRHEARRSTRPLANPDLFKPTSGVPKAEGRKVSFQTATVEDDLYRTSPKLSGKENAPSAKQSKWQPLNAMEPSPIGDADNDHDPFSLGDSEDEKESKDRVGGKEIRTDDAERLKKAAAEAMSENIVEPAKKPEPAETSGTKDKLAAELASKP; from the exons ATGTCTACACCAACAAAAAAA AGTAGAAGTCCTCCTCCAGAATCTCCAACTACTGTAGCGCCATTCGATATGGACGACGATGATGCACAAGAAGGTGCTACTGGCGGCGATGTACCAGCATCGAACAATAAGACCGCAGATGAGCTACCTCCGCAAAAGCCTCCGCGCCCCTTAAGCCCGCAACAACAAGCAGAGAGTACTCTGAAAGAAGCTTTCCCAAGCATTGATGCAGCAGTAGTCAAGGCAGTTTTGATTGCTAGTGGAGGCCGTGTCGAGCCTGCTTTCAATGCTCTTCTAG GCATGTCAGATCCAAATGCTGCGATTGAAGTTCCCCCTCCGCAACCCCCTCGTCCCCAGGCGCAACGGGCCGGCTCTACTCCACGATCACAAGTCGAATCAGATGAGCAATATGCACGCCAGCTTGCAGAACATTACGAaggatcatcatcatcatatggCCCACATGGAGCTCGAGGCGGTTCCAGAGGTCCATATTCTCAAGGTCGGAAACAGACTGGTTTGAAACCAAATGAAATGTACGGTGAGGAGGAAGAACATAActtttttgatgatgatcttCCAGTTATCAAAGAGAACCTTAGAAAGGGTTTCCTCGAGACACAGAATACAGTCAATGGTTGGATTAccaatttgaagaagaagcttgATGGGGATGACACAGAAGAGAATCATTCCACTCAGGGCTACAATTCCAATCAACACACACAGTATCGCACCCGGAGAAGCGGGGAAGGCAGACAGAGCGGAGATTATAATCGATATGATGCCGATCCCCAGGTTCTCGGTGACGATTTCGCTGGAATTCAGCTTAATGAGGATGGCAGTAGACATGAAG CCCGCCGATCTACACGCCCACTTGCAAATCCCGATCTTTTCAAACCTACATCTGGTGTTCCAAAAGCTGAAGGTCGAAAGGTATCATTCCAAACTGCTACGGTAGAGGATGATTTGTATCGCACATCACCCAAACTCagcggaaaagaaaatgctcCATCAGCAAAACAGAGTAAATGGCAACCATTGAATGCAATGGAGCCCAGCCCTATCGGTGACGCTGATAATGACCATGATCCATTCAGTCTTGGAGACAGCGAGGACGAAAAGGAGTCTAAAGATCGTGTTGGAGGCAAAGAAATTCGCACGGATGATGCAGAGAGGCTCAAGAAAGCAGCAGCTGAAGCGATGTCTGAAAATATTGTTGAGCCTGCAAAGAAGCCCGAACCAGCCGAAACATCGGGTACGAAGGATAAACTGGCAGCGGAGCTGGCTAGCAAGCCTTGA
- the Bccue5 gene encoding Bccue5: MSTPTKKVESPSRSPPPESPTTVAPFDMDDDDAQEGATGGDVPASNNKTADELPPQKPPRPLSPQQQAESTLKEAFPSIDAAVVKAVLIASGGRVEPAFNALLGMSDPNAAIEVPPPQPPRPQAQRAGSTPRSQVESDEQYARQLAEHYEGSSSSYGPHGARGGSRGPYSQGRKQTGLKPNEMYGEEEEHNFFDDDLPVIKENLRKGFLETQNTVNGWITNLKKKLDGDDTEENHSTQGYNSNQHTQYRTRRSGEGRQSGDYNRYDADPQVLGDDFAGIQLNEDGSRHEARRSTRPLANPDLFKPTSGVPKAEGRKVSFQTATVEDDLYRTSPKLSGKENAPSAKQSKWQPLNAMEPSPIGDADNDHDPFSLGDSEDEKESKDRVGGKEIRTDDAERLKKAAAEAMSENIVEPAKKPEPAETSGTKDKLAAELASKP, translated from the exons ATGTCTACACCAACAAAAAAAGTAGAGAGCCCT AGTAGAAGTCCTCCTCCAGAATCTCCAACTACTGTAGCGCCATTCGATATGGACGACGATGATGCACAAGAAGGTGCTACTGGCGGCGATGTACCAGCATCGAACAATAAGACCGCAGATGAGCTACCTCCGCAAAAGCCTCCGCGCCCCTTAAGCCCGCAACAACAAGCAGAGAGTACTCTGAAAGAAGCTTTCCCAAGCATTGATGCAGCAGTAGTCAAGGCAGTTTTGATTGCTAGTGGAGGCCGTGTCGAGCCTGCTTTCAATGCTCTTCTAG GCATGTCAGATCCAAATGCTGCGATTGAAGTTCCCCCTCCGCAACCCCCTCGTCCCCAGGCGCAACGGGCCGGCTCTACTCCACGATCACAAGTCGAATCAGATGAGCAATATGCACGCCAGCTTGCAGAACATTACGAaggatcatcatcatcatatggCCCACATGGAGCTCGAGGCGGTTCCAGAGGTCCATATTCTCAAGGTCGGAAACAGACTGGTTTGAAACCAAATGAAATGTACGGTGAGGAGGAAGAACATAActtttttgatgatgatcttCCAGTTATCAAAGAGAACCTTAGAAAGGGTTTCCTCGAGACACAGAATACAGTCAATGGTTGGATTAccaatttgaagaagaagcttgATGGGGATGACACAGAAGAGAATCATTCCACTCAGGGCTACAATTCCAATCAACACACACAGTATCGCACCCGGAGAAGCGGGGAAGGCAGACAGAGCGGAGATTATAATCGATATGATGCCGATCCCCAGGTTCTCGGTGACGATTTCGCTGGAATTCAGCTTAATGAGGATGGCAGTAGACATGAAG CCCGCCGATCTACACGCCCACTTGCAAATCCCGATCTTTTCAAACCTACATCTGGTGTTCCAAAAGCTGAAGGTCGAAAGGTATCATTCCAAACTGCTACGGTAGAGGATGATTTGTATCGCACATCACCCAAACTCagcggaaaagaaaatgctcCATCAGCAAAACAGAGTAAATGGCAACCATTGAATGCAATGGAGCCCAGCCCTATCGGTGACGCTGATAATGACCATGATCCATTCAGTCTTGGAGACAGCGAGGACGAAAAGGAGTCTAAAGATCGTGTTGGAGGCAAAGAAATTCGCACGGATGATGCAGAGAGGCTCAAGAAAGCAGCAGCTGAAGCGATGTCTGAAAATATTGTTGAGCCTGCAAAGAAGCCCGAACCAGCCGAAACATCGGGTACGAAGGATAAACTGGCAGCGGAGCTGGCTAGCAAGCCTTGA
- the Bccue5 gene encoding Bccue5 gives MSTPTKKVESPSRSPPPESPTTVAPFDMDDDDAQEGATGGDVPASNNKTADELPPQKPPRPLSPQQQAESTLKEAFPSIDAAVVKAVLIASGGRVEPAFNALLGMSDPNAAIEVPPPQPPRPQAQRAGSTPRSQVESDEQYARQLAEHYEGSSSSYGPHGARGGSRGPYSQGRKQTGLKPNEMYGEEEEHNFFDDDLPVIKENLRKGFLETQNTVNGWITNLKKKLDGDDTEENHSTQGYNSNQHTQYRTRRSGEGRQSGDYNRYDADPQVLGDDFAGIQLNEDGSRHEGNGSRAGQPSNAYNAPAPAARRSTRPLANPDLFKPTSGVPKAEGRKVSFQTATVEDDLYRTSPKLSGKENAPSAKQSKWQPLNAMEPSPIGDADNDHDPFSLGDSEDEKESKDRVGGKEIRTDDAERLKKAAAEAMSENIVEPAKKPEPAETSGTKDKLAAELASKP, from the exons ATGTCTACACCAACAAAAAAAGTAGAGAGCCCT AGTAGAAGTCCTCCTCCAGAATCTCCAACTACTGTAGCGCCATTCGATATGGACGACGATGATGCACAAGAAGGTGCTACTGGCGGCGATGTACCAGCATCGAACAATAAGACCGCAGATGAGCTACCTCCGCAAAAGCCTCCGCGCCCCTTAAGCCCGCAACAACAAGCAGAGAGTACTCTGAAAGAAGCTTTCCCAAGCATTGATGCAGCAGTAGTCAAGGCAGTTTTGATTGCTAGTGGAGGCCGTGTCGAGCCTGCTTTCAATGCTCTTCTAG GCATGTCAGATCCAAATGCTGCGATTGAAGTTCCCCCTCCGCAACCCCCTCGTCCCCAGGCGCAACGGGCCGGCTCTACTCCACGATCACAAGTCGAATCAGATGAGCAATATGCACGCCAGCTTGCAGAACATTACGAaggatcatcatcatcatatggCCCACATGGAGCTCGAGGCGGTTCCAGAGGTCCATATTCTCAAGGTCGGAAACAGACTGGTTTGAAACCAAATGAAATGTACGGTGAGGAGGAAGAACATAActtttttgatgatgatcttCCAGTTATCAAAGAGAACCTTAGAAAGGGTTTCCTCGAGACACAGAATACAGTCAATGGTTGGATTAccaatttgaagaagaagcttgATGGGGATGACACAGAAGAGAATCATTCCACTCAGGGCTACAATTCCAATCAACACACACAGTATCGCACCCGGAGAAGCGGGGAAGGCAGACAGAGCGGAGATTATAATCGATATGATGCCGATCCCCAGGTTCTCGGTGACGATTTCGCTGGAATTCAGCTTAATGAGGATGGCAGTAGACATGAAGGTAATGGATCTCGCGCAGGTCAGCCTTCAAATGCTTACAATGCACCCGCCCCTGCAGCCCGCCGATCTACACGCCCACTTGCAAATCCCGATCTTTTCAAACCTACATCTGGTGTTCCAAAAGCTGAAGGTCGAAAGGTATCATTCCAAACTGCTACGGTAGAGGATGATTTGTATCGCACATCACCCAAACTCagcggaaaagaaaatgctcCATCAGCAAAACAGAGTAAATGGCAACCATTGAATGCAATGGAGCCCAGCCCTATCGGTGACGCTGATAATGACCATGATCCATTCAGTCTTGGAGACAGCGAGGACGAAAAGGAGTCTAAAGATCGTGTTGGAGGCAAAGAAATTCGCACGGATGATGCAGAGAGGCTCAAGAAAGCAGCAGCTGAAGCGATGTCTGAAAATATTGTTGAGCCTGCAAAGAAGCCCGAACCAGCCGAAACATCGGGTACGAAGGATAAACTGGCAGCGGAGCTGGCTAGCAAGCCTTGA